A region of Deltaproteobacteria bacterium DNA encodes the following proteins:
- a CDS encoding CinA family protein, with the protein MADMWVCYFNAYFSRTLYALNTKSRGAADGLDQLLLRQTGSPRAQTDTSLYTYGSRGVNLAPAQVYKNTEAHMSFLTDEQKELANEIAALLTERGETVCVAESTTGGLVSAALLWVAGASKYYAGGGVLYTLGSRTALAAVPASMFENYRGTTPEMITAIADAMRQRLGATWCIAESGLAGPTSGRSGLPPGRTTICASGPVTRVDVQQTGLLDRESNMLAFTTLTLRHLRNAIKAAH; encoded by the coding sequence TTGGCAGATATGTGGGTGTGTTACTTCAATGCCTACTTTAGCCGCACGTTGTACGCACTAAACACAAAATCCAGGGGAGCTGCTGATGGACTGGACCAACTTCTACTCCGCCAGACCGGTTCACCGCGTGCACAAACAGATACGTCGCTGTACACATATGGATCACGAGGTGTTAACCTGGCTCCAGCACAGGTTTACAAAAACACGGAGGCGCACATGTCCTTCCTTACCGACGAGCAAAAAGAGCTAGCGAACGAGATCGCCGCCCTGTTGACCGAGCGCGGTGAAACGGTCTGCGTGGCGGAGTCCACCACCGGCGGCCTGGTGTCCGCGGCGCTGTTGTGGGTGGCTGGCGCGTCCAAGTACTACGCCGGCGGTGGGGTGCTCTACACGCTCGGTTCGCGCACGGCGCTGGCGGCCGTGCCGGCGTCGATGTTTGAGAACTACCGCGGCACCACGCCGGAGATGATCACCGCCATCGCCGACGCCATGCGCCAGCGTCTGGGCGCGACCTGGTGCATCGCCGAATCGGGCCTCGCCGGCCCCACCAGTGGCCGCTCCGGCCTGCCACCCGGCCGAACGACGATCTGCGCCTCTGGCCCCGTAACCCGCGTCGACGTACAACAGACCGGCCTGCTAGACCGGGAGTCCAACATGCTTGCCTTCACGACCCTGACTTTGCGCCATCTGCGGAACGCGATCAAAGCGGCGCACTAG
- a CDS encoding LLM class flavin-dependent oxidoreductase — protein MLKVRIGISLGDGALDFGSPDSVLRFIDDCERWDIDSVWVSDRIAAPRPTLDPIVFMSYMASRLGNMKLGTSALVLPTRHPVLLAKQLATLDFLCKGRLLLVVGIGGDDSRDFAATGVRKEERGKRGDEAIVLMKKLWTEENVTFEGQFYSVKDLTLLPRPYQKDGPPIWVGGRSPAAFRRTGRLSDGWLVSSVTPAEVAVGIQAIRKHAAEADREIPDDHYGVLMPFVCAPTVGEALAIAGPSIRRRQDIPPEEYSALGSAAAMRDKIQAYVDAGATKFVMRPAGQKESVARQVETLAKEVIPVLQTPFDDQERRKRLG, from the coding sequence ATGTTGAAAGTTCGTATCGGCATTAGCCTTGGCGATGGCGCGCTCGATTTTGGCTCGCCTGATAGCGTGCTGCGCTTCATCGACGACTGCGAGCGCTGGGATATCGATTCCGTGTGGGTCAGCGATCGCATCGCGGCGCCGCGGCCGACCCTCGACCCGATCGTCTTCATGTCCTACATGGCGTCGCGGCTGGGCAATATGAAGCTTGGCACCAGCGCGCTGGTGCTGCCGACGCGACATCCAGTGCTGCTCGCCAAGCAGCTCGCCACGTTAGATTTTCTTTGCAAGGGACGGCTTCTCCTCGTCGTCGGCATCGGCGGCGACGACTCACGGGACTTCGCCGCCACGGGCGTGCGCAAGGAGGAGCGCGGCAAGCGCGGCGACGAAGCGATTGTCTTGATGAAAAAACTTTGGACCGAGGAGAACGTCACTTTCGAAGGACAGTTCTATTCGGTGAAAGACCTAACTTTGCTGCCGCGTCCCTACCAAAAAGACGGGCCGCCGATCTGGGTCGGTGGCCGCAGCCCTGCGGCCTTTCGCCGCACGGGGCGCTTGTCTGATGGCTGGCTGGTTTCGTCCGTAACGCCCGCGGAAGTCGCCGTCGGCATTCAAGCGATTCGCAAGCACGCCGCGGAAGCCGACCGCGAAATCCCCGACGATCACTATGGTGTATTGATGCCCTTCGTGTGCGCACCGACGGTTGGCGAAGCTCTGGCGATTGCTGGCCCCTCGATTCGGCGCCGCCAAGACATTCCTCCGGAAGAATATTCCGCGCTGGGTAGTGCGGCGGCAATGCGCGACAAAATCCAAGCCTATGTCGACGCGGGGGCAACAAAGTTTGTCATGCGTCCCGCCGGTCAGAAAGAGTCCGTTGCCCGGCAGGTCGAGACGCTCGCCAAGGAAGTAATTCCGGTGTTGCAGACGCCGTTTGACGACCAGGAGCGGCGCAAGCGGTTGGGCTAA
- a CDS encoding LLM class flavin-dependent oxidoreductase, translated as MANSIPCGIELPQVFFDGPTDMEHVRKFAVRAETLGFDSLWLQERVIGDFTMLEPVTQLSYVAALTTKIKLGTSVILLPLRNPVQLAKAYSTLDVMSGGRAIMGVGLGGGHLGSHEDVFGYTREGRVTRFAEAVQIMKLLWTEPKASFHGRYWNFDDISMEPKPIQKPHLPLWFGGHHENALKRAVKYGNGWMGAGSSSSNAFFRESAQIRQFIDEAKRDPRTFTYGKRVYMTVDADKARGEKRIREWFARRYKNADLGSRVSIWGSAAEVTEKIQELVKTGAQFIVFNPMFDEAEHLEICAKEIMPHL; from the coding sequence ATGGCGAATTCAATTCCTTGCGGTATCGAGCTGCCCCAGGTATTTTTCGACGGACCGACGGACATGGAGCATGTCCGCAAGTTTGCCGTGCGCGCGGAGACGCTGGGCTTCGATAGTTTGTGGTTGCAGGAAAGAGTGATCGGCGACTTTACGATGTTGGAGCCGGTGACGCAGCTAAGCTACGTTGCGGCGCTCACGACCAAGATCAAACTCGGCACGTCAGTCATTCTGTTGCCGCTGCGCAATCCCGTGCAGTTGGCCAAAGCTTACTCGACCCTGGACGTGATGAGCGGCGGCCGGGCCATCATGGGCGTCGGCCTTGGCGGCGGTCATCTTGGCTCTCACGAAGACGTTTTCGGTTACACGCGCGAGGGGCGAGTGACGCGCTTTGCCGAAGCGGTGCAGATCATGAAATTGCTTTGGACTGAGCCGAAAGCGAGTTTTCATGGGCGTTATTGGAACTTCGACGATATCTCGATGGAGCCCAAGCCGATCCAGAAACCGCATCTGCCGCTTTGGTTCGGCGGGCACCATGAAAACGCGCTCAAGCGCGCCGTGAAATACGGCAATGGCTGGATGGGCGCGGGCTCGTCATCGTCGAACGCATTTTTCCGTGAGTCGGCGCAGATTCGGCAATTTATCGATGAAGCCAAGCGCGATCCGAGAACATTTACTTACGGCAAGCGCGTCTACATGACCGTCGATGCCGACAAGGCGCGCGGCGAAAAGCGCATCCGCGAGTGGTTTGCGCGGCGTTACAAAAATGCCGATCTGGGTTCGCGCGTGTCGATCTGGGGCAGCGCGGCCGAAGTCACGGAGAAAATCCAAGAGCTGGTCAAAACAGGCGCGCAGTTTATTGTCTTTAATCCGATGTTCGACGAAGCCGAGCATCTGGAAATCTGCGCCAAAGAAATCATGCCGCACCTCTGA